In the genome of Hymenobacter taeanensis, one region contains:
- a CDS encoding DNA integrity scanning protein DisA nucleotide-binding domain protein encodes MLSPLPLISAPPVAFGHPLPLPDSYSIWPYQARFRQAAQVVATGIFEALDDDLDPYVLLLAIPADPHEETTTVCLEPEDCGFDAAAFTGAIARGQYLQLTSEWAPSDPEVMPEPVIQRRQHAMGLRRSVQEVLEELDNQGKRVSFAGFPIQIDRHFVIPVLQLNRKVMNSYPTLQPNRFYTDGRVLPHSLLKAAIVRFNEECLKSLTEPEPGSGLLVRPRDTDELIRAAGQLFMDTPAQDIGMNPSMAKLFATCNTISSLRYEGAEGVGKMMLARRGHPNLTEIFALTCPTPLTDYRAVRKLLEMTTEDVSLLADAENVYALGRQVGHYDTTREDLFVINFVNHYAWEFQHDGHVLMRAHYGLPSLPRTHLNRNKFRRDLKRTFQLTDLDKVERLWDVVQEASRQKHGTLLVITTEALAEADRLKLQCTLIEPVPLTPLITSLVTAIDGAVLLDPDAYCYSIGVILDGKASGHGNSTRGARFNSAVRYVDSSPYPCIAIVVSEDGLVDVVTKESLREE; translated from the coding sequence ATGCTGTCGCCCCTGCCTCTTATTTCGGCCCCGCCCGTCGCCTTTGGCCATCCGCTGCCGCTGCCCGATAGTTATTCTATCTGGCCCTACCAGGCACGTTTCCGACAGGCAGCGCAGGTGGTAGCTACTGGCATTTTTGAGGCGCTGGATGACGACCTGGACCCCTACGTGCTGCTGCTGGCCATTCCAGCCGATCCGCATGAGGAAACTACCACGGTGTGCCTGGAGCCGGAAGACTGTGGCTTTGATGCCGCAGCTTTTACGGGAGCCATTGCCCGGGGCCAGTATTTGCAGCTCACTTCTGAATGGGCCCCCTCCGACCCAGAGGTGATGCCCGAGCCGGTAATTCAGCGCCGCCAGCACGCCATGGGGCTGCGCCGCTCTGTGCAGGAAGTTCTCGAGGAGCTAGATAACCAGGGCAAACGCGTCTCGTTTGCGGGCTTCCCTATTCAGATAGACCGCCACTTCGTGATTCCGGTGCTGCAGCTCAACCGCAAGGTGATGAACAGCTACCCCACGTTGCAGCCTAACCGTTTTTATACCGATGGCCGGGTTCTGCCGCACTCTTTGCTGAAGGCCGCCATTGTGCGTTTTAATGAGGAGTGCCTGAAGTCCCTGACGGAGCCGGAACCGGGCTCGGGCCTGCTGGTACGCCCCCGTGATACCGATGAGCTGATACGGGCCGCGGGCCAGCTGTTCATGGATACTCCCGCCCAGGATATCGGCATGAACCCTTCCATGGCCAAGCTGTTTGCCACCTGCAACACTATCTCGTCGTTGCGCTATGAGGGGGCTGAAGGGGTAGGAAAGATGATGCTGGCCCGGCGCGGCCACCCTAATCTCACGGAGATATTTGCCCTCACCTGCCCTACTCCGCTCACCGACTACCGGGCGGTGCGCAAGCTTCTCGAAATGACGACCGAGGACGTAAGCCTGCTGGCCGACGCCGAGAACGTGTATGCGCTGGGCCGCCAGGTAGGCCACTACGATACCACCCGCGAAGACCTGTTCGTCATCAACTTCGTGAACCACTACGCCTGGGAGTTTCAGCATGATGGGCATGTGCTGATGCGGGCCCACTACGGCTTGCCCAGTTTGCCGCGTACCCACCTCAACCGCAACAAATTCCGGCGTGACCTTAAGCGGACCTTCCAGCTCACCGACCTGGATAAGGTGGAGCGCCTTTGGGATGTGGTGCAGGAAGCCAGCCGCCAAAAGCACGGCACGCTGCTGGTTATTACCACGGAAGCACTAGCCGAGGCCGACCGCCTTAAGCTACAATGCACGCTCATTGAGCCAGTTCCCCTCACCCCGCTCATCACGAGCCTGGTAACAGCCATTGATGGCGCCGTCTTGCTCGACCCCGATGCATATTGCTATTCTATTGGCGTAATCCTGGATGGCAAAGCCTCCGGCCACGGCAACAGCACCCGCGGCGCCCGTTTCAACTCCGCGGTCCGTTACGTAGACAGCTCTCCTTACCCGTGCATTGCCATTGTGGTAAGTGAAGACGGCCTAGTAGATGTGGTTACCAAAGAAAGCCTGCGCGAGGAGTAA
- a CDS encoding PaaI family thioesterase, translating into MTSQPTPAPADTPRMEQFRRIIQNPLKLRLFMLRSLPMAYLAGLRIRSITVQEATVTVPFKYLTKNPFGSIYFACLSMAAEMASGLLAMMHVQSGSPTSMLVVGLEAEFTKKAVGLIAFTSTDGAAIAQAMAESRATGEGRTVVCTSTGLDQAGDVVAVFRITWSFRAKK; encoded by the coding sequence ATGACCTCCCAGCCAACTCCCGCTCCCGCTGATACGCCCCGCATGGAGCAATTTCGTCGGATCATCCAGAATCCGTTGAAGCTGCGGCTGTTTATGCTGCGCAGCCTGCCCATGGCGTATCTGGCGGGCTTGCGCATCCGGAGCATAACCGTGCAGGAGGCTACCGTGACGGTGCCGTTTAAGTACCTCACAAAAAACCCGTTTGGCAGCATTTACTTCGCTTGCCTGAGCATGGCCGCCGAAATGGCCAGTGGCCTACTGGCCATGATGCACGTGCAAAGCGGCTCGCCTACCTCCATGCTGGTAGTGGGCCTGGAAGCTGAATTCACTAAAAAAGCCGTGGGCCTTATTGCCTTCACCAGCACTGATGGCGCCGCTATTGCGCAAGCCATGGCAGAAAGCCGCGCAACGGGTGAAGGGCGCACCGTAGTGTGCACCAGCACTGGCCTAGACCAAGCCGGCGACGTAGTGGCCGTATTCCGCATCACGTGGTCGTTTAGGGCAAAGAAGTAA
- a CDS encoding DUF4097 family beta strand repeat-containing protein — MSSPRNSAVLSLWPWRLLSIVGLLAVVAGPVGAQTASDPAMGPAVHYYPQPKDTAWPQGQSGPDNICQGSTAQGPQDDAQAPTVEKVRRLSRTFKAMGKPYTLDTRYGRVQVNVWSRNEVRTDVDIITRSDTEEKAQQLQEMINVQVAEKDPATDGISVKSRFGAMPRECWSRTKLYEVNYTVWVPKNTPLHLHNSFGEVILTGDVSGITDLAVEYGTLRTARLEGSRNLVRVNNGQCAMSYVRTASIDASYSKLRLTAGDVVDLRNNSSDIDIGTVKDLTVHSKYGDVALGNVSNLRGTSGYSKFSVDKLSNQLDMTVQFCPNFEVRSTGKNFRQINVDGGYSTIQLNFPDEAAFKFDVNTEHGKLLVDKRLVRVDSEESSASSSDMQGSFGSVPTRAGGNVNIKVRYGNVSFNK, encoded by the coding sequence ATGAGCTCCCCTCGTAATAGTGCTGTACTAAGTTTGTGGCCGTGGCGCCTGCTGTCAATAGTGGGGCTACTGGCCGTGGTGGCGGGGCCGGTAGGGGCACAGACTGCATCTGACCCCGCCATGGGACCGGCGGTGCATTACTACCCTCAGCCCAAAGACACGGCTTGGCCCCAAGGCCAGAGCGGCCCCGACAATATTTGCCAGGGCAGCACCGCCCAAGGCCCCCAAGATGATGCCCAGGCCCCCACGGTAGAGAAAGTCCGCAGGCTTAGCCGGACGTTCAAGGCCATGGGTAAGCCTTATACCCTGGATACCCGCTATGGTCGCGTGCAGGTAAACGTGTGGAGCCGCAACGAGGTGCGGACTGATGTGGATATCATTACCCGCTCCGACACGGAAGAAAAAGCTCAGCAGCTGCAGGAAATGATTAACGTGCAGGTAGCTGAAAAAGACCCTGCCACCGACGGCATCAGCGTGAAGTCGCGCTTTGGTGCTATGCCGCGGGAGTGCTGGAGCCGCACCAAGCTCTACGAGGTGAACTACACCGTGTGGGTACCCAAAAATACGCCCCTGCACCTGCATAACAGCTTTGGGGAGGTAATTCTGACCGGTGACGTAAGCGGCATTACTGACCTGGCCGTAGAGTATGGCACCCTGCGCACCGCCCGGCTCGAGGGCAGCCGTAACCTGGTGCGCGTAAATAACGGCCAGTGTGCCATGTCGTATGTGCGTACCGCCAGCATTGATGCTTCCTACTCCAAGCTGCGCCTGACGGCAGGCGACGTAGTAGACCTGCGCAACAACTCCTCGGACATTGACATTGGAACGGTAAAAGACCTCACCGTACACAGCAAGTACGGCGACGTGGCCCTGGGCAACGTAAGCAACTTGCGCGGCACCTCGGGCTATTCCAAGTTCAGCGTTGATAAGCTCAGCAACCAATTGGATATGACCGTGCAGTTCTGCCCCAATTTCGAGGTGCGCAGCACGGGCAAAAACTTCCGCCAGATCAACGTAGACGGAGGGTACAGCACAATCCAGCTGAATTTCCCCGACGAGGCCGCGTTCAAATTTGATGTAAACACCGAGCACGGCAAGCTGCTGGTAGATAAACGCTTGGTGCGGGTAGATTCAGAAGAAAGCAGTGCCTCATCCAGTGACATGCAGGGCAGCTTTGGTAGTGTGCCAACCCGCGCGGGCGGCAACGTGAACATTAAAGTGCGCTACGGCAACGTAAGCTTCAATAAGTAA
- a CDS encoding PPC domain-containing DNA-binding protein, whose translation MIQFLLTGLLALQVLVASAQSAPAMSARPLAVSSASSPMRAHALRLHPGDDLRQQLLRFVEGQHLKAGAVLTCVGSLTTTTLRLANQEGPTVYHGHFEIVSLVGTLSVNGSHLHLSVADSTGRTIGGHLLDGNIIYTTAEIVLGELPELDFRRETDATYGYKELSVHPADDKPRKAPRAGRK comes from the coding sequence ATGATTCAATTTTTGTTGACGGGGCTGCTGGCACTGCAGGTGTTGGTTGCCTCGGCTCAATCTGCTCCTGCTATGTCTGCTAGGCCACTTGCCGTTTCCAGTGCTTCTTCACCCATGCGGGCTCATGCCCTGCGCCTGCACCCCGGCGACGATTTACGCCAGCAGCTACTACGCTTTGTGGAAGGGCAGCACCTGAAAGCCGGTGCGGTGTTAACCTGCGTGGGGAGCCTGACTACCACCACGCTACGCCTGGCTAACCAAGAGGGACCCACAGTGTACCACGGCCACTTTGAGATTGTGTCGTTAGTCGGGACGCTGTCGGTGAATGGCAGCCACTTGCATCTATCCGTAGCTGACTCCACGGGCCGAACTATTGGCGGGCATCTGCTGGATGGAAACATCATTTATACCACCGCCGAAATAGTGCTGGGAGAACTTCCTGAGCTGGATTTCCGTCGGGAAACCGATGCCACCTACGGCTACAAGGAACTCAGCGTGCATCCAGCCGACGACAAACCCCGCAAAGCACCGCGCGCTGGCCGCAAGTAG
- a CDS encoding RidA family protein: protein MASDATSSAHNSSRAPEPVGLYPHARRAGNLLFLSGVGPRQRGEKQVPGVELDTAGRIVAYDFERQCHAVFQNVRYILEEAGARWEDLVDVTVYLTNMRNDFPTYNRLYAQYFQSNQPCRTTVEVNCLPTPIAIELKCIAVIS from the coding sequence ATGGCATCTGACGCAACTTCCTCGGCCCACAACTCCAGCCGCGCCCCCGAGCCGGTAGGCCTCTATCCGCACGCCCGGCGCGCCGGTAATCTGCTATTCCTATCTGGCGTGGGCCCACGCCAGCGCGGCGAGAAACAGGTGCCCGGCGTGGAGCTGGACACCGCCGGCCGCATAGTGGCCTACGATTTTGAGCGCCAGTGCCACGCCGTGTTTCAGAACGTGCGCTACATTCTGGAAGAAGCCGGGGCCCGTTGGGAAGACCTCGTGGACGTAACCGTGTACCTCACCAACATGCGCAACGACTTCCCGACCTATAACCGCCTCTATGCCCAGTATTTCCAAAGCAACCAGCCCTGCCGCACCACTGTGGAAGTCAACTGCCTGCCCACACCCATTGCCATTGAGCTGAAGTGCATTGCGGTAATAAGCTGA
- a CDS encoding energy transducer TonB → MTPTFRRVTLALALSAVASASAFAQQKLKYPKQPAAEIYDAVEKPAVPLGGLDAYAQYLADKQQYPTAALQAGTQGTVNVTFVIEKTGSISNVTVAQPVAPELDAEAIRLIKAGPRWTPAQHRGGVVRQRVSIPITFQIPASAEGGTAGAAPAAGAGPTTQVVTPDKPARPVGGTDAFFEWIQQNQKYPALARQRKVEGRVMMEFIVQKDGSLAEIKPIKRMGSGLDEEAIRLIKAAPKWEPATYKGQPMKQKMVLPVVFQL, encoded by the coding sequence ATGACGCCCACTTTCCGCCGTGTTACGCTTGCGCTGGCTCTGAGCGCCGTGGCCTCCGCATCTGCCTTCGCCCAGCAAAAACTTAAATACCCCAAGCAGCCCGCCGCCGAGATTTATGACGCCGTGGAGAAGCCCGCCGTGCCTCTGGGTGGCCTGGACGCCTACGCCCAGTACCTTGCCGACAAGCAGCAATACCCCACCGCGGCGCTCCAGGCCGGCACGCAGGGCACCGTAAATGTGACCTTTGTAATTGAGAAAACCGGCTCTATTTCCAACGTGACCGTGGCCCAGCCCGTAGCGCCGGAGCTGGATGCCGAGGCCATCCGCCTGATTAAGGCTGGCCCGCGCTGGACGCCCGCTCAGCACCGGGGCGGTGTAGTGCGCCAGCGCGTTTCTATTCCTATTACGTTCCAGATTCCGGCCAGCGCGGAGGGCGGAACGGCCGGAGCTGCCCCAGCGGCCGGGGCTGGCCCCACCACCCAGGTTGTAACGCCCGATAAACCCGCCAGGCCAGTAGGCGGCACCGATGCGTTTTTTGAGTGGATCCAGCAAAACCAGAAGTACCCTGCCCTAGCACGCCAGCGTAAGGTAGAAGGCCGCGTGATGATGGAGTTTATAGTACAGAAAGATGGCTCTCTTGCTGAAATAAAGCCCATTAAGCGCATGGGCTCCGGCCTCGATGAAGAAGCCATTCGCCTCATCAAAGCGGCCCCCAAATGGGAGCCCGCTACGTATAAGGGCCAGCCTATGAAGCAAAAAATGGTTTTGCCTGTTGTATTCCAGCTATAG